Proteins encoded in a region of the Blastocatellia bacterium genome:
- a CDS encoding acetyl-CoA acetyltransferase: MAESLKDKVAIIGIGCTKFGELHDKSLSELMAEAAFAAYEDAGIEPERVEAAWLGTFSPGFGGGKASVTLADALRLYGKPITRVENYCATGTDAFRNACLAVAAGVYEVVLVVGAEKLRDRPVRGLQREGTHPYLEAGSTPPGLFALAANRYFHRFGGDRRTLAKVAVKNHHNGSLNPKAHFRMEVTEEQVLAAPIIAYPFGLYDCCPTTDGAAAVIICRADLARRFREDPVYVKGIGLAVETGWPFFDPTFEYVGFPATVAAAAEAYRMAGIRNPAQEISVAEVHDCFTWTEISNYEDLGFCKKGEGRYFIEEGRSALTGDLPVNPSGGLKSFGHPIGASGVRMLTEIVLQLRGQAGARQVKNAELGLVHNLGGPGSVACVVVLGR, translated from the coding sequence ATGGCTGAGAGTCTGAAGGACAAAGTGGCCATCATTGGGATCGGATGCACGAAGTTCGGCGAGTTGCATGACAAGAGCCTATCGGAATTGATGGCCGAAGCCGCATTCGCCGCCTACGAGGACGCGGGGATCGAGCCCGAGCGTGTGGAGGCCGCGTGGTTGGGGACATTCTCGCCGGGATTCGGTGGAGGGAAAGCGAGCGTCACCTTGGCTGACGCGCTGCGACTCTATGGGAAGCCGATCACGCGAGTGGAGAACTATTGTGCGACGGGAACGGATGCCTTTCGGAACGCATGCTTGGCGGTGGCGGCTGGGGTGTACGAAGTCGTATTGGTCGTGGGAGCGGAGAAACTGCGCGATCGTCCCGTGCGGGGATTGCAGCGGGAGGGCACGCATCCGTATCTGGAAGCGGGCTCGACGCCGCCGGGCCTTTTCGCTTTAGCCGCGAATCGCTACTTCCATCGCTTCGGTGGAGATCGGCGCACGCTGGCGAAGGTGGCCGTCAAGAATCATCATAACGGCTCTCTCAATCCGAAGGCCCACTTTCGGATGGAAGTGACCGAAGAGCAAGTCCTGGCCGCGCCGATCATCGCATATCCGTTCGGACTCTATGACTGCTGTCCGACGACCGATGGAGCCGCGGCCGTCATCATCTGTCGCGCCGATCTCGCGCGGCGGTTCCGAGAGGATCCGGTGTACGTTAAAGGAATCGGATTGGCCGTCGAGACGGGATGGCCGTTCTTCGATCCAACGTTCGAATACGTCGGGTTTCCAGCGACGGTGGCGGCAGCGGCCGAGGCATATCGTATGGCGGGGATTCGGAATCCGGCGCAGGAGATCTCCGTCGCGGAAGTGCACGATTGCTTCACGTGGACGGAGATCTCAAATTACGAAGACTTGGGCTTCTGCAAGAAGGGGGAGGGACGATACTTCATCGAAGAGGGGCGGAGTGCGCTCACGGGCGATCTGCCGGTGAATCCGAGCGGGGGACTAAAATCGTTCGGCCATCCCATTGGTGCCAGCGGCGTGCGCATGCTCACGGAGATCGTCCTGCAATTGCGCGGACAGGCCGGGGCCCGACAGGTGAAGAACGCCGAGCTCGGGCTCGTGCACAATCTCGGAGGACCAGGCTCGGTCGCCTGCGTCGTCGTCTTAGGACGCTGA
- a CDS encoding electron transfer flavoprotein subunit beta/FixA family protein yields MRVVVCVTQILDPEIPPSEFRLDSGRKTAAEGIGQLVISIFDENALEVALQLRERMADREPVEIIALTVGPPSTADVLRKALSLRADRAILISSEDGPSLDGFVVARLLAAAVEKLLPVDLVLCGRETGDWHGGLVGSFLAEALGWTCVNFVSRVEVAEDGFLMRRQTDEGWEIVRAMRPAVATITNDEANVPRLPKVRDTMMAARASIPVWTVSELVGGTVELWGASERLQLRELVIPSTSKACEWIEGETVGEKAAHLVRALRERRIL; encoded by the coding sequence ATGCGCGTCGTCGTCTGCGTGACACAGATCTTAGATCCGGAGATTCCGCCCAGTGAGTTTCGGCTCGATTCAGGACGAAAGACAGCAGCCGAAGGGATCGGGCAGTTGGTCATCAGCATCTTCGATGAAAACGCACTGGAAGTCGCCTTGCAACTGCGGGAGCGGATGGCCGATCGCGAACCGGTGGAGATCATCGCCCTCACGGTCGGCCCGCCCTCGACGGCAGATGTGTTGCGGAAAGCGCTCAGCTTGCGCGCCGATCGCGCGATCTTGATCTCAAGCGAGGATGGTCCTTCACTTGACGGGTTCGTCGTCGCTCGCCTCCTAGCGGCAGCGGTGGAGAAGCTCCTTCCGGTGGATCTCGTCCTCTGTGGGCGTGAGACCGGAGATTGGCACGGTGGGCTGGTCGGATCGTTCCTGGCCGAAGCACTCGGGTGGACCTGTGTGAACTTCGTTTCGCGCGTCGAGGTGGCGGAGGACGGCTTCCTCATGCGGCGGCAAACGGACGAAGGATGGGAGATCGTGCGCGCGATGCGACCAGCGGTGGCAACGATCACGAACGACGAGGCGAACGTCCCGCGTTTGCCGAAAGTCCGAGACACGATGATGGCAGCGCGCGCGTCGATCCCCGTGTGGACGGTCTCAGAGTTAGTGGGGGGGACGGTCGAGCTTTGGGGAGCGAGCGAACGTCTGCAATTGCGAGAGTTGGTTATCCCGAGCACGTCGAAAGCGTGCGAGTGGATCGAGGGGGAGACCGTGGGGGAGAAGGCCGCACACCTTGTGCGGGCACTGCGGGAGCGGCGAATTCTCTGA
- a CDS encoding electron transfer flavoprotein subunit alpha/FixB family protein, which yields MRVILVVLPTLEVGRSEREAIGAARLLATAFDAEVNVALIGPAAESIAERREDVSPTSGASASTCAFLVLHPMLREYAPELYVSATEQLLTTVRPDVILFPGRTIALEIAPRLAYRLGAAIATDVIGLRAEDGAVVITKPVYGGKAHAVLVAPQPPVVICVRPRAFDPFEGDFIGERLEPIEVTLDPSSARTRIVERIREESATAVPLEEARIVVGGGRGIGGPEGFRQLEELARLLGGAIGASRAACDAGWVPASWQIGQTGKKIAPDLYVAVGISGASQHVVGISGAKCIVAINTDPRAPIFKVADLGIVEAYENIVPALIEEVKRLGAAERT from the coding sequence ATGCGTGTCATCTTGGTCGTCCTGCCAACACTCGAGGTCGGGCGGAGCGAGCGCGAAGCGATCGGCGCAGCCCGCCTCCTCGCGACCGCGTTCGATGCCGAAGTGAACGTGGCGCTCATCGGTCCGGCTGCGGAATCCATCGCCGAGCGTCGAGAGGACGTGAGTCCAACGTCCGGGGCATCGGCGAGCACGTGCGCATTCCTCGTCCTCCATCCGATGCTCCGGGAATATGCGCCTGAGCTATACGTGAGCGCCACTGAGCAGTTGCTGACGACGGTTCGACCGGACGTGATCCTCTTCCCCGGTCGGACGATCGCGTTGGAGATCGCTCCGCGATTGGCCTATCGGTTAGGGGCGGCGATCGCGACTGACGTCATCGGGCTTCGGGCTGAAGATGGGGCGGTGGTTATCACGAAACCCGTCTATGGGGGGAAGGCCCATGCCGTGTTGGTCGCTCCTCAGCCGCCTGTCGTCATCTGCGTGCGCCCCCGCGCATTCGATCCATTTGAAGGAGATTTCATTGGGGAACGGTTAGAGCCGATCGAGGTGACGCTCGACCCATCGAGCGCTCGGACGCGCATCGTCGAGCGGATACGCGAGGAGTCGGCGACCGCCGTCCCGCTCGAAGAAGCACGGATCGTTGTGGGTGGTGGGCGAGGCATAGGGGGGCCTGAGGGCTTCCGACAGCTTGAAGAACTGGCGCGCTTATTGGGCGGAGCCATTGGGGCTTCGCGCGCGGCGTGCGATGCCGGATGGGTGCCGGCCAGTTGGCAGATCGGACAGACGGGAAAGAAGATCGCGCCTGATCTCTATGTTGCCGTCGGCATTTCTGGGGCTAGCCAGCACGTCGTCGGGATCTCCGGGGCCAAGTGCATCGTCGCCATCAACACGGATCCGCGCGCGCCGATCTTCAAAGTGGCTGATCTGGGGATCGTCGAAGCTTACGAGAACATCGTGCCGGCCCTGATCGAAGAGGTGAAGCGTTTGGGTGCGGCGGAACGGACATGA
- a CDS encoding enoyl-CoA hydratase-related protein has product MGGQTVQLTVSEAVARVTLHRPEVLNAIDAALAAELRNVFRTLQAREDVRAVILTGAGRAFSAGADLKYLERRLEEGASADHLLDELLGPLNDVIRIIRGMPKIVIAAIHGVASGGGCNLALACDYRLAAAGTRFNQAFVRLGIAPDCGGTFIVPRLIGWGRAFEWMVSGELIEAEEAARWGLIHRVVPEEVLLDEARAFAARIAQGPMQALVTIKHLLMASLTASLDEQLERERQLVGRLAATDDFREGVRAFIEKRSPRFRGG; this is encoded by the coding sequence ATGGGCGGACAGACCGTACAACTCACAGTGAGCGAGGCCGTGGCCAGGGTGACGCTTCATCGGCCAGAGGTGTTGAATGCCATTGATGCTGCATTGGCAGCCGAACTGCGGAATGTCTTTCGAACCCTTCAGGCACGGGAAGACGTTCGCGCGGTGATTCTCACTGGAGCTGGGCGAGCGTTCTCGGCGGGAGCTGATTTGAAGTATCTCGAGCGGCGATTGGAGGAAGGCGCCTCGGCCGATCACTTATTGGACGAATTACTCGGTCCCTTGAATGACGTGATCCGTATCATTCGCGGGATGCCGAAGATTGTCATCGCCGCCATTCATGGGGTTGCTAGCGGCGGAGGCTGTAATCTCGCGCTCGCATGCGATTACCGATTGGCGGCCGCGGGGACGCGCTTCAATCAAGCGTTCGTGCGACTGGGGATCGCACCGGATTGCGGAGGAACGTTCATCGTGCCGCGGTTGATCGGATGGGGGAGAGCCTTCGAGTGGATGGTGAGTGGCGAGTTGATCGAAGCGGAGGAAGCAGCGCGATGGGGGCTCATACATCGTGTGGTTCCCGAAGAGGTGTTGCTTGACGAAGCGCGCGCCTTCGCCGCCCGCATCGCGCAAGGACCGATGCAGGCGCTCGTCACCATCAAGCATCTGCTGATGGCGAGCCTCACGGCTTCGTTGGACGAGCAGTTGGAGCGCGAACGGCAGCTCGTCGGTAGGCTCGCGGCGACCGATGACTTTCGCGAAGGCGTGCGCGCCTTCATCGAGAAGCGGTCGCCGCGCTTCCGCGGTGGTTAA